One Alnus glutinosa chromosome 13, dhAlnGlut1.1, whole genome shotgun sequence genomic window, TCTAGATCAATGGGAAACTGTATAATAGAAGCAGCATTTCAGGAGTCATATATAGTCCATAAAATACTATTACTATATATCATCATAGATTAACATGCAGGGAACTCTGACTATACATCAGTCAAAATCTTCAAAATTGCCGCACGGATATTAATGTTTGGTAAGCTTCCATCAGGAAGAGGTTCAAGCCAATTCTTTAATAGATTTAACACTCCATGatctaaaaattcttgttgaagCTGCTTCCTGCACCAAGAGCAGTTGATACAAAGAATATAAGAATCTAAAAGATAAGAACTGTGAATGCTATGAAAAGACAAGAATGCCCATAAAAACTGACGGCAGGCAACTTACTTTGAAAGGACCTCTGTCAGAAGAGGCAGTTTTTTGAGTTTATTAACAGCAGGCTTCCCCTGTCTATTAAGGTCTGCATCCTCTTCCGCTGTGACCTCAAGCTCAGCCATCACGTTCTCGACTAGCAATGCTATTTCTGCTGGGtttctctcattcttcttttttttcttacccGACTTGAAGAGCTGGTCAATTTCATCATCTTCATCACCCTCCTCAGCCTAGAAACATCCAAACGATAACCAATAATGGCATCAAGATCCATCCGTACACAAATCAAGCAATCAATAGGAGACAATAGCCTTACATCATCAGCACTTCACATGATAtatgttaaaagataaaatattaacCTGAGGAGCATCAGGAGAACGTGGCTCCTCGTCATTTCCATACCCAATAGCAGGGTCCACACCAGTGTCATCTATGAAGTTATCATCATCCACAGTCCTGACACCCTCTTGATCATCCTAATCCATTCAAGAGGGGGAACAAATTAGAAAATTTGAACTAGAAAACCAAAAGCATAGATAATAAGTGATATAGAATCAACTGTTTCATGGTTATCTATGATGAACCAAGTTTCAAGGCCCCAAGATTCATGACACTACTAGTCATAAAGAAAATTCCCTAAAGTACATAAGAAAAGGTTTGGCTTTCTATATTCTATTTATTCTAAAGACAACTACCCACAAATGTTCATATAGAccacaaaatatatatgaatacGAGGGACAGCAACAGAGTTTTATAAACGAAATtaaaacttggaaaaaaaaaatgacctagaaaaaaatataatacagGAAATATGTCACAACGGAGCTCTCAGCATTATCAATCACTCAAATTTCAATCATCCTGATCACATAGAAACTACTATATTGATGCACAAGCTTTGAAATTACATAAAACATGCAACAATCTTAGATAGCTTCAGATCTATGTATTTAATAGAAATGTCATTACTATAACACAGAATTTAATTCCACCAACAATTTATTCACCTCAAAATAGGATCTTTGTTCACAAACACACATAGAGAATTTACAGCTAGTTAAGACAAATCTCCCTTTTCATAAAGAAAGACTTCACAACTAATCAGATATAGCAGATTACCTTTCAAAAAAGATATGCAGATTTAACCCCAAGTTCCCAAGTTCACTAAATCAAACGAGTACATAAGATATGTGATAGCTCAAACACAATGAGAACATAAGATAATGATACTTTAAACATGTGTGCTCACCTAAAAACTAGTATCAAAATTCATCAAAAAGTTGTCCAAGCATCAAACAATCAAGTTttcctcttttgttttttcttccatAACCATTTGTTCTTGGATAAGCAACCAATTAAACGtagccttttcttttctaaacaCAACCTCAATACCCGCGTTGAATTCATCACTTTGTTCAAGAGCatcaaatttaattgaaaaaaagtaagaaaacgaaaaaaggAAAGCCCATCAATTTTGATTATACCTCGGAATCGTTACCGGCAATGGTGTCCCACATCTCCTTGACCTCACCATCGCGATCCTTCCCAGAAGAAAACCCTCCTCTCTTGGAGGACCTACCATAATCGCTCTTCCCCGAAGAAGAAAACCCTCTCTTCTCCCCCTTAtgcctcttctccttcttcccaCCACTCTTACCCTCCTTCCACTTCTTCGGATTTGTCTCAAAATCCTCCTCGTCCTCGTCCTCGTCCTCGTCCTCATCCACCAGGTTCGGAGTCACGATCTCCTTCGCCGAGGCAGGATCGCTCTTCTTGATCAGCCGCTTCCTGGGCTTCGCCTTCATCGACGAGGCCTCCGCGTCGTACACCGGCGTCTCCGACCGCTCTCGCTGCCACTCGCCCTCATCATCGTCGTCCAAAAATCCCTGCCGCGGCTCCGGCGACTGCTCCCGATCGGACTGCACGCCGTCGTAATCCATCAACGGCTCCCCATCCTCGTCACGGAACCtgaaaaaacaaaccaaacccTGCAAATCAATAGCGTGAAAAGAGAAAGGTATGGAGATATCCAAACCCTAAttttctcacacacacacacacagagggAGACGTACGGATCGTTTTCGTAACCCATCGGCGATTATGATAGCGAATTGGAGAATTCACAGACTCGCTTGCGAGAAACACTTGCCGATTGCAATGTAGCAAAACCCAAACACAGAGAGATCGCTTGTTGCTGTGATGAAATGTTCGAGACCTCGTCTTGCAATCGGTATATGTACCGAAGGGGAGACTCTCCTCAGAGCTCGTCTTCAgcttgaaacaaaaaataacaataaaaaataataataataataaaagcgaATTACTTATTTAACCCTCTGATTTCAAGTTGTATCAAATTTCTTTTGAGTTAAATTTTTATGTAATTGTAATttagttttaagttttaagttttcaatttatttatttatttatttttaattttaaataggtcCCTCTATAAATCTATTGTCCAATTAATTAACATAATAGGCCACGCTAAACAGATCAATTAATGCACGTAATTCTCGTTTGACATGTCATGTATCTACTATACGTGCCACGTGGAATTTACTGTAGTTACATGATGAGTCGGACGAAAGTCATGTAGTATTAATTGATCGGTTTGAGATTGCATACTATTAACTAACTGGATATTAAGTTGATGAATTGACTTatttaaactcaaaagaatACTTAAGTGTCTAGTTGTCAAAATTGAAAATGTAAGAAATAAATTGAAGTCCCAAgaaaacttaaacttttattttttttggaaaatttcacttataactcatgatttttcattacttttgcaattagggtatccatctttaaaaagtgtcaatttaaagtattaatcttttaatttttttttcaatttcaactctttattagaattttttattaaatgttgtcaaaatttttaaaatactcttaattttttagaggaaaaaaagaaaaaaaaaattacaaagatttagatgttagtcaaaatttacaaaaatacccttacattttttaaaattttattaatttttttaaaataattaaaaaaaaaaaaaaaaaaactttagggtattttgagaattttgatatcatttaacgaaaaattttaacgaaagattgaaattgaaaaaaattgaaagataataccttaaattaacacattttaaagataaatacactaattataaaaattacgaaagaaatgaatttctatttttatttttattttcctttatctATTCGTGAGAGACATGCATACAAAAAACTATCTAAAGGCTCAAAAGGAGCCACATCATCATCACCAGACATcaattagtttattttattattattatttttaacgtTAACGTCAACTCCTCTGCAAAGTCTCTCTTGCTTTGTCTTGGTTCATCCGTACAATGAACTAGGGCTGTattcgagtcgagtcgagttgagtattgaatgttcaagctcggctcatttaatttatttcgaacacgagtcgaaCTCGAACTTATCATCGAACAAAATATTatgttcaagcttggctcgtttaattttatttcgaacacgagtcgagTTCGATCTTATCACAagctgctcaattaacttattcatttcttatat contains:
- the LOC133854263 gene encoding protein IWS1 homolog 1-like, which gives rise to MGYENDPFRDEDGEPLMDYDGVQSDREQSPEPRQGFLDDDDEGEWQRERSETPVYDAEASSMKAKPRKRLIKKSDPASAKEIVTPNLVDEDEDEDEDEEDFETNPKKWKEGKSGGKKEKRHKGEKRGFSSSGKSDYGRSSKRGGFSSGKDRDGEVKEMWDTIAGNDSEDDQEGVRTVDDDNFIDDTGVDPAIGYGNDEEPRSPDAPQAEEGDEDDEIDQLFKSGKKKKKNERNPAEIALLVENVMAELEVTAEEDADLNRQGKPAVNKLKKLPLLTEVLSKKQLQQEFLDHGVLNLLKNWLEPLPDGSLPNINIRAAILKILTDFPIDLEQYDRREQLKKSGIGKVIMFLSKSDEETTSNRKLAKDLVDKWSRPIFNKSTRFEDMRTADDERVPYRRPSVKKPANKAAGMESRDGDLDLDEFSRERKSSQSSSRQHATRPEATPLDFLVRPQSKIDPDEIRARAKQVVQDQRRLKMNKKLQQLKAPKKKQLQATKLSVEGRGMVKYL